A genomic segment from Cardinium endosymbiont of Culicoides punctatus encodes:
- a CDS encoding trigger factor produces MDIQFNKINPGHGVISITLHEPDYKSVVDQQIKHHAKNVRLKGFRLGTAPIDLVKKMYAPALLAEELPKLAMKILGDYITQESISIAMEPIFVPSPTTQDISNSSEHTFAFEIGLLDDFPIELGLHISVTKFEIGSAGDKSVGEFLEVLQMVHGVSVNLEESAEDAILHGTLKDISIGNDADKESDLDIRISVAHIPEHLRERFIGLRADQTLELPKEALINHSPAFLGISVDEHKDLRCHKTASLGLFTVSKINHVTSAPLTPQLFDLVLGQGVVDSEDPFRERVRNIILFDKRAEARYLFYNNLRDELFKHVSFELPDSFVKKWISVHNSEATIDQIDEIYKNNYLALKWEILLSEIVKRNNLIVTHSDILDEAKKTYLRTAQRLGDFDNQPSESAFEEIVTSFLKQGDGKFYRKLHVDLSRSRAINFIEKHISVMHKEVTVEQFDTR; encoded by the coding sequence TTGGATATTCAATTTAATAAGATTAATCCTGGACATGGGGTTATTTCTATCACTTTGCATGAACCTGATTATAAATCTGTTGTTGACCAACAGATTAAACATCACGCTAAAAATGTTCGCCTAAAAGGATTTAGATTAGGGACTGCACCCATAGATCTTGTTAAAAAGATGTATGCCCCGGCTCTCCTTGCTGAAGAATTGCCTAAGTTAGCAATGAAAATATTAGGAGATTACATTACGCAAGAATCCATTTCTATTGCAATGGAGCCTATTTTTGTTCCTTCCCCAACAACACAGGATATTTCCAATTCCTCGGAACATACCTTTGCTTTTGAAATTGGTTTACTAGATGATTTTCCTATTGAATTAGGCCTGCACATATCTGTTACTAAATTTGAGATAGGTAGTGCTGGGGATAAATCAGTAGGCGAGTTTTTAGAAGTGCTACAAATGGTTCATGGAGTATCTGTAAATCTTGAAGAAAGTGCAGAAGACGCTATTTTGCATGGCACTTTAAAGGATATTAGTATAGGAAACGATGCTGATAAAGAAAGTGATTTGGATATTCGTATTTCTGTGGCCCATATTCCTGAGCATTTAAGAGAAAGATTCATCGGTCTTCGCGCAGATCAAACGTTAGAGCTTCCAAAGGAGGCTTTAATAAATCACTCTCCTGCCTTTTTAGGTATAAGTGTTGACGAACATAAAGACCTTAGATGCCATAAAACAGCTTCCTTGGGCTTATTTACAGTTTCTAAAATAAATCATGTTACATCAGCACCTTTAACTCCTCAGTTGTTTGATCTAGTATTAGGACAAGGAGTTGTTGATTCTGAAGATCCATTTAGAGAAAGAGTGCGTAATATTATTTTGTTTGATAAACGAGCAGAAGCCCGATATCTTTTTTATAATAATCTTAGAGATGAACTGTTTAAGCATGTTTCTTTTGAACTACCTGATTCATTTGTCAAAAAATGGATCTCTGTACACAATTCTGAAGCAACTATCGATCAGATTGATGAAATATATAAAAACAATTATCTAGCTTTAAAATGGGAAATTTTATTGAGTGAAATAGTTAAAAGAAATAATCTAATTGTAACGCACTCAGATATATTGGATGAAGCTAAAAAAACTTACCTTAGAACCGCTCAACGTTTAGGTGATTTTGATAATCAACCTTCTGAATCAGCTTTTGAGGAAATAGTCACCTCTTTTTTAAAACAAGGTGATGGAAAGTTTTATAGAAAGTTGCATGTGGATTTGAGCAGATCTAGAGCTATAAATTTTATAGAAAAGCATATTTCTGTTATGCATAAGGAAGTTACTGTTGAGCAGTTTGATACTAGGTAA
- a CDS encoding 4'-phosphopantetheinyl transferase family protein, with product MSIYSFYAHSLTSFVLLRSVELSIVELKAQLNPLLTACFNDCLISSNEKIRQSLSVRLALQELLKQLGLPIVLLVKDENGRPFLKNDNLHISFSHTRYLVSVALSTAFQVGIDIETTRPQLAVVQSKILTKEESEHVGNSLDKLAIYWCAKEALYKCLMNQQSCNFQKIFVEPFQLQIEGHILAHFSGKKYLMHYKRIDCDINKPPHFCVCCEGHT from the coding sequence ATGTCTATTTACAGCTTTTATGCTCACTCTTTAACTAGTTTTGTGCTGTTACGGAGTGTAGAACTCTCTATTGTTGAATTAAAGGCGCAACTAAATCCACTTTTAACAGCATGTTTTAATGATTGTCTAATTTCTTCTAATGAAAAAATTAGACAATCTTTGTCCGTAAGGCTGGCACTTCAGGAGTTGCTTAAGCAATTAGGATTACCTATTGTCCTTCTTGTAAAAGATGAGAACGGGCGCCCGTTTTTAAAAAACGACAATCTGCACATTAGCTTTTCCCATACCCGTTATCTTGTATCTGTAGCGCTATCTACGGCCTTTCAAGTAGGTATTGACATAGAAACCACAAGACCTCAATTGGCTGTTGTACAAAGTAAGATATTGACCAAAGAAGAATCGGAACATGTGGGCAACAGTCTTGATAAGTTGGCCATTTACTGGTGTGCCAAAGAAGCTTTGTATAAATGTTTAATGAATCAGCAGAGTTGTAATTTTCAAAAAATTTTTGTTGAGCCATTTCAACTGCAAATAGAAGGACATATTCTAGCACACTTCAGTGGAAAGAAATACTTAATGCACTATAAAAGAATTGATTGTGATATAAATAAGCCTCCCCATTTTTGTGTGTGTTGTGAAGGGCATACATAG
- a CDS encoding MerR family transcriptional regulator: MEKKYFTIREVAQLLGVAPSLIRFWEKQFIGILQPTKNSKGARRYEQKDITQLRYIYDLVKKKGYSLEGARKVIQKHPSEHAITSAEVVERLHLLRSFLIDLKEQL, encoded by the coding sequence ATGGAAAAGAAATATTTTACCATCCGAGAAGTTGCGCAGCTTTTAGGGGTAGCTCCTTCTCTAATACGTTTTTGGGAGAAGCAATTTATAGGCATTCTTCAACCTACTAAGAATAGTAAGGGAGCTAGAAGATATGAACAAAAAGATATCACACAATTGCGTTATATTTACGATTTAGTAAAGAAAAAAGGATATAGCTTAGAAGGTGCACGTAAAGTGATACAAAAACATCCTTCTGAACATGCCATTACTTCAGCAGAAGTAGTTGAGCGGTTACATCTATTGCGTTCATTCCTAATAGATCTAAAAGAACAGTTGTAA
- a CDS encoding M23 family metallopeptidase has translation MRKAKYYYNPVTCSYERVRASVSTIILRSCIFLFFSFAAACGMVRYYNNFFISPKERTLLAENEQLRSYYHVVQKKIEQSTTLLTSLQEQDDTIYRVLLNTDPLSSVERNAGIGGVNKYAHLGKDTLIAQTLSRVDQLNSKLIIQKKSYNYILGLANKAASKLRSTPAFPPVSKQHLKRISAPFGMRLHPIHKVYKEHEGVDFSAPMHTPIYVAANGSVKWIKNSKKGYGNHIMIEHGNGFQTMYAHLNKIIVKEGQKLAKGQRIGTVGNTGFSTAPHLHYEVYCNGKRVDPIQYFVGELTPAEYDAVRKQSANQIQTLCSNY, from the coding sequence ATGCGTAAAGCCAAGTACTATTATAATCCTGTTACCTGTAGCTATGAACGTGTTCGTGCCTCTGTATCAACCATCATACTACGTAGTTGTATTTTTCTATTTTTTTCGTTTGCCGCTGCATGTGGCATGGTTCGATACTATAACAATTTTTTTATTTCCCCTAAAGAACGGACATTGTTAGCAGAGAACGAACAGCTACGGTCCTACTACCATGTTGTACAAAAAAAAATAGAACAAAGTACAACGCTTTTAACATCCTTACAAGAACAAGATGATACCATTTATAGGGTTTTATTAAATACGGATCCGCTTTCTTCTGTAGAACGTAATGCAGGCATAGGAGGAGTAAATAAATATGCCCATTTAGGCAAGGATACACTCATTGCTCAGACACTTTCTAGAGTAGACCAGCTGAATAGCAAATTAATTATTCAAAAAAAATCTTATAACTATATCCTTGGCCTTGCAAATAAGGCTGCTAGTAAGTTAAGATCTACACCTGCTTTTCCTCCTGTCTCCAAGCAACATTTAAAAAGAATTTCTGCTCCATTTGGCATGCGTCTACATCCCATACACAAGGTCTATAAAGAACATGAAGGCGTTGATTTTTCTGCTCCCATGCATACGCCCATCTATGTTGCTGCAAATGGCTCTGTTAAATGGATTAAAAATAGCAAAAAAGGGTATGGAAATCATATAATGATTGAACATGGAAATGGATTTCAAACGATGTATGCACACCTAAATAAGATCATCGTTAAGGAGGGCCAGAAACTAGCCAAGGGACAGCGGATAGGCACGGTAGGCAATACAGGATTTTCGACAGCTCCTCATCTTCATTATGAAGTATATTGTAATGGAAAACGAGTAGATCCCATTCAATATTTTGTAGGTGAATTAACCCCTGCTGAATATGATGCAGTTCGTAAACAGTCTGCTAACCAAATACAAACACTTTGTTCTAATTATTAG
- a CDS encoding aminopeptidase P family protein produces MRYKTIDKHLFIKNRQKLLTHMRPNSLVVLHANDILPKNTDSTMPFVQNSDLFYCSGIDQEETILLLYPDAIRQEWKEILFIKETGAMLAIWEGNKYSKQEARDISGIENVCWTSQFESTFNVLMGLVEYVYLNTNEHIRAACTVETRDRRFIHWCKQRYPLHCYGRIAPIMQQLRGIKEKGEIALIQEACNITEAGFRAILPHIRPGLMEYEIEGLLSYAFLSRGSRGFAYAPIIASGANSCILHYTNNDQPCQSGGVLLLDIGAEYANYSADLTRVVPIDGRFTTRQREVYNSVLRILKTTQEILRPGLSFADYHKEVIAMVEHELCTLNLIDRTDIKNQTQEVPAYKRYFMHGISHHLGLSTHDLGDTYDMVLPQMVFTVEPGIYIREEGIGIRLENNIAITHDGIQNLMQHIPIEAEEIEELMH; encoded by the coding sequence ATGCGTTACAAAACGATTGATAAACATCTGTTCATAAAAAATAGGCAAAAACTTCTAACACATATGCGCCCCAATAGCTTGGTGGTATTACATGCAAATGATATTTTACCTAAAAATACAGATAGTACTATGCCATTTGTACAAAATAGTGATCTATTTTATTGCTCTGGGATAGACCAGGAAGAGACCATTTTATTGCTTTATCCCGATGCAATAAGGCAGGAATGGAAAGAAATATTATTTATAAAAGAGACAGGTGCTATGTTAGCCATTTGGGAAGGAAATAAGTATTCTAAACAAGAGGCAAGGGATATTAGTGGAATTGAAAATGTGTGCTGGACCAGCCAATTTGAGTCTACTTTTAACGTACTAATGGGTTTAGTTGAATATGTATATCTAAATACCAATGAACATATAAGGGCAGCTTGTACAGTAGAAACTAGAGATAGGCGGTTTATCCATTGGTGCAAACAGCGCTATCCACTACACTGCTACGGACGGATTGCACCTATTATGCAACAATTGCGTGGCATAAAAGAGAAGGGAGAAATAGCACTTATACAAGAAGCATGTAACATTACAGAGGCTGGATTCCGTGCTATTTTGCCCCATATCCGTCCTGGATTAATGGAGTATGAAATAGAAGGCTTGCTTTCATATGCGTTTCTTAGCAGGGGATCAAGGGGATTTGCCTATGCTCCCATCATTGCTAGTGGTGCTAATAGCTGTATTCTACACTATACCAACAATGATCAACCTTGTCAATCGGGCGGGGTGTTGTTATTGGATATAGGTGCAGAATATGCGAACTATTCAGCAGATTTAACTCGGGTAGTGCCTATAGATGGAAGATTTACCACCCGACAAAGGGAGGTGTATAATAGCGTGTTGCGCATATTAAAAACGACCCAAGAAATATTGCGTCCAGGTCTATCTTTTGCAGATTACCATAAAGAGGTTATTGCTATGGTAGAGCATGAACTATGCACACTCAATCTGATAGACCGTACAGATATTAAAAATCAAACCCAAGAAGTACCGGCTTATAAAAGATATTTTATGCATGGCATCTCACACCACTTGGGTCTTAGTACACATGACTTAGGTGACACATATGATATGGTATTACCACAGATGGTTTTCACAGTAGAACCAGGGATTTACATCAGAGAAGAAGGCATAGGCATAAGATTAGAAAATAATATTGCCATAACGCACGATGGTATACAAAATTTAATGCAACATATTCCTATCGAAGCAGAGGAAATAGAAGAATTAATGCATTGA
- a CDS encoding J domain-containing protein, which yields MYTRKLLCLFFFLYGFLCGGCKPNKTSNPPKNTDISKKDVEKVNKLTQGLIPGYNNSPQHVEKVNDQSQKKIQEENPGGGTQGGGTQGGGTQGGGTQGGGTQGGGTQGGGTQGGGTQGGGTQGGGTQQNFADILRKMRQDMNDKKYHIVLGMNDEEYANIPKFDLIDTIEKKHKERVCFFEKAVGDADLKKQIKNVLNNSYFVLLHDMIEKQLDKYQLFGLKKENATVIAITRAYYKIQSQLDSAFHETKDVKGYLYDNAYATLNSVFKELLQEYYKNNPPKQPGNQSKEAELKKELDQKIDQCKALSEKKKRIFKRINNSKDIFSMLDLPNGAQKNEIKKAFFKIMLSCHPDKNDPDVKEIATQITQQLNACYAKT from the coding sequence ATGTATACACGAAAATTGTTATGTTTGTTCTTTTTTTTGTATGGATTTCTATGCGGAGGGTGTAAACCTAATAAGACGAGTAATCCTCCCAAAAATACTGATATATCTAAAAAAGATGTTGAGAAAGTTAACAAACTAACACAAGGTTTGATACCTGGCTATAATAATTCTCCACAGCATGTTGAGAAAGTTAACGACCAATCACAAAAAAAGATACAAGAAGAAAATCCCGGAGGAGGAACGCAAGGAGGAGGAACGCAAGGAGGAGGAACGCAAGGAGGAGGAACGCAAGGAGGAGGAACGCAAGGAGGAGGAACGCAAGGAGGAGGAACGCAAGGAGGAGGAACGCAAGGAGGAGGAACGCAAGGAGGAGGAACGCAGCAAAACTTTGCTGATATTCTCCGTAAAATGCGACAAGATATGAATGATAAAAAATATCATATCGTTTTAGGAATGAATGACGAAGAATATGCGAACATACCAAAATTTGATCTTATTGATACCATAGAAAAAAAACATAAAGAAAGGGTTTGTTTTTTTGAAAAAGCAGTAGGTGATGCGGACTTAAAAAAACAAATTAAAAATGTGCTGAACAATTCTTATTTTGTTTTATTGCATGATATGATAGAGAAACAACTTGACAAGTATCAGCTCTTCGGTCTTAAAAAAGAAAATGCTACAGTTATCGCTATCACTAGGGCTTACTATAAAATACAAAGTCAGTTGGACTCTGCATTTCATGAGACTAAAGATGTTAAGGGTTATTTATATGATAATGCTTACGCAACACTAAATAGCGTTTTTAAAGAACTGCTACAGGAATATTATAAAAACAATCCCCCAAAACAGCCTGGTAATCAATCTAAAGAAGCTGAACTAAAAAAAGAACTAGATCAGAAAATTGATCAATGTAAGGCCTTGAGTGAGAAAAAAAAGAGAATTTTTAAACGAATAAATAATAGTAAAGATATTTTTTCTATGCTAGATCTCCCAAATGGAGCGCAAAAGAATGAGATAAAAAAAGCTTTCTTCAAGATTATGTTATCTTGTCATCCAGATAAAAATGATCCTGATGTAAAGGAAATTGCAACTCAGATCACACAACAGCTGAATGCATGTTATGCAAAAACATAA
- a CDS encoding RluA family pseudouridine synthase has protein sequence MHHHNGFNPTSSYVLSDAHTTYKEYCITVTEEICNRRIDKFLSEILHISRNKIQEAIERQLITANNHIIKGNYVVHVGDNIHAKLPVPIDMDVLIPEDIPLNLVYEDDHLLVINKPAQVVVHPDATYRIGTVANALCYRYQNLPLKDNMPTRPGLVHRIDKDTSGLLVIAKTAEGLKSLADQFYHHTVERTYYLLVWGSLTDDAGTIDVHIGRNSHDRKIILTFTDNQQGKRAVTHYQVMKRFHHVTLLTCKLETGRTHQIRVHMKHIGHPIFGDLLYGGNIIVSGQWHASYKAFVQNCFKIMPHQALHAATLGFQHPITNESMFFEAPLPENFVRLVHKWEKYMATRLF, from the coding sequence GTGCATCATCATAATGGATTTAACCCCACATCATCATATGTTCTTTCTGATGCGCATACTACCTATAAGGAGTATTGTATTACAGTCACAGAGGAAATATGTAATCGCAGAATAGATAAGTTTTTGTCAGAAATATTACATATTAGCCGAAATAAAATACAAGAAGCTATTGAAAGACAGCTTATTACAGCAAATAACCACATTATAAAAGGTAATTATGTTGTTCATGTTGGAGATAACATACATGCCAAACTTCCTGTTCCTATAGACATGGATGTCTTGATACCAGAAGATATCCCATTAAACCTCGTATATGAAGATGATCACCTACTTGTTATCAATAAACCAGCCCAAGTTGTTGTGCATCCAGATGCAACCTACCGAATAGGAACTGTAGCCAATGCCCTATGTTATCGATATCAGAACTTACCGCTAAAGGACAATATGCCTACTAGGCCAGGTTTGGTACATCGTATTGATAAGGATACATCCGGTCTATTGGTAATTGCTAAGACAGCAGAGGGCTTAAAATCTCTGGCAGATCAGTTTTATCATCATACGGTTGAACGTACTTATTACCTTTTGGTATGGGGAAGTCTTACAGATGATGCTGGCACTATTGATGTGCATATAGGTCGAAATAGCCATGACCGTAAAATCATTTTAACTTTTACGGATAACCAGCAAGGGAAGCGAGCTGTTACCCATTATCAAGTAATGAAGCGGTTCCATCATGTTACCTTGTTAACCTGCAAATTAGAAACCGGTCGTACCCATCAGATACGTGTACATATGAAGCATATAGGTCATCCCATCTTTGGAGATCTGCTATATGGAGGTAATATAATAGTCAGTGGACAATGGCATGCCTCTTATAAAGCTTTTGTGCAAAATTGTTTCAAAATCATGCCTCATCAAGCATTACACGCAGCTACCCTTGGCTTTCAACATCCTATTACAAATGAGTCTATGTTTTTTGAAGCACCGCTGCCTGAAAATTTTGTTAGGCTTGTACATAAGTGGGAGAAATATATGGCAACACGTTTGTTTTAG
- the infB gene encoding translation initiation factor IF-2 — protein MNEEKNMRLSQVARKLNVGTDTIVSFLLKKGFSIENNPNSKITTEQFGLLTAEFLSAGIDKKEAAHVTIRKSYATIAAPASNSSDSVKIVDDKVQGHALKKHTTVTPERAFIEEKTTVKEYTSPKYASSIPILSGIKTIGKVDLSPKTTPKVKPISTPVVTDTQKKESKEAPLTVPDTTKELPPIDIPVDKSDLDLAPKNVEHDFHKKKINFDQSSDLKRPTVVGKMTLSEISYPKKRDKDTNVTSKVETKSYASPTSSASKSVPLSETSRHQKSRKGNTANNGRFSEITKKSATAKFIPAASHQQINKKEKEIVKEGISSQEIEGQIKKTLAKISKATGDTGRSKYKKDKRSAILEAASKRQRQEQEEAKILKITEFISANELASFMGVSVNEVISTCMTLGMIISINQRLDAETITVVADEFGYSVEFVDVRTEEAGEEIEDVEGELVERPPIVTIMGHVDHGKTSLLDYIRATKMVEKEAGGITQHIGAYDIVTDNNKRIVFLDTPGHEAFTAMRTRGAKVTDIIVIVVAADDSVMNQTKEAISHAQVAGCPIIIAINKIDKPQSNPEKVKEDLANNNILVEDWGGKYQCQEISAKTGQGVNELLEKILLEASFLELKATPAWKAKGTIVESFLDPGRGYIATGIVQDGTLHVGDVIFAGVYYGKVRAMLNHQGIVRKTAPPATPVQVLGLNGAPRAGDTFRVMSSIKEAGEWAQKRQQLLREQTLRTKSHVTLDEIGRRLAVGNFKELNLIIKGDVDGSIEALADSLLKLAHEEVQVNIIHKCVGAVSESDILLAAAAEAIVISFHMKLSAQAKKLAEKEGVEIKQYAIIYDAINDIRLAVQDLLAPTIEEVNTGRAEVKKIFPISKIGNIAGCQVQTGFIKQSNPVRVIRKDEIIYTGPIYTIKHGLEEVKQVKSVSECGIHIKNFNDIEVGDIIEGFERKQIKRKLE, from the coding sequence ATGAATGAAGAAAAGAACATGCGGCTTAGCCAGGTGGCTCGGAAATTAAATGTGGGAACAGATACTATTGTTTCCTTTCTGTTAAAAAAAGGATTTTCCATTGAAAATAATCCTAATTCAAAAATTACAACAGAGCAATTTGGCCTACTTACTGCTGAGTTTTTATCAGCTGGTATTGATAAAAAAGAAGCCGCACATGTAACCATTAGAAAATCATATGCCACCATTGCGGCACCAGCCAGTAACAGCAGTGATTCTGTCAAGATAGTTGATGATAAAGTTCAGGGACATGCTTTGAAAAAGCATACAACTGTTACACCAGAAAGAGCCTTCATAGAAGAAAAAACAACGGTTAAAGAATATACATCACCTAAGTATGCGTCTTCTATACCGATTTTATCGGGTATAAAGACTATTGGTAAGGTTGATTTAAGCCCAAAGACAACGCCCAAAGTAAAACCTATTTCTACTCCAGTTGTTACCGATACACAGAAAAAAGAATCGAAAGAAGCGCCACTGACGGTTCCGGACACTACAAAAGAATTACCTCCTATTGATATACCAGTAGATAAATCTGACTTAGATCTGGCTCCGAAAAACGTGGAGCACGATTTCCATAAAAAGAAAATAAACTTTGATCAGTCAAGTGATTTAAAAAGACCTACTGTAGTAGGCAAGATGACGCTATCCGAAATCAGTTATCCCAAAAAGAGAGATAAAGACACTAACGTAACCAGCAAGGTAGAGACAAAATCTTATGCGTCGCCTACCTCGTCTGCTTCAAAATCCGTACCTCTATCTGAAACATCAAGACACCAGAAATCGAGAAAGGGAAATACAGCTAATAATGGTAGGTTTTCTGAAATAACTAAAAAAAGTGCAACTGCCAAGTTCATACCTGCTGCTTCTCACCAACAAATAAATAAAAAAGAGAAAGAAATTGTAAAAGAAGGGATCTCTTCGCAAGAAATAGAAGGTCAAATTAAAAAAACCCTAGCAAAAATAAGTAAAGCTACTGGAGATACTGGGCGTTCTAAGTATAAAAAAGATAAACGCAGTGCTATTTTAGAAGCTGCGAGTAAACGTCAACGGCAAGAACAAGAAGAAGCAAAAATTTTAAAAATCACAGAATTTATTTCTGCTAATGAACTAGCTTCATTTATGGGCGTTAGTGTAAATGAAGTGATTTCTACTTGTATGACCTTGGGTATGATTATATCCATCAACCAACGTTTAGACGCAGAAACCATTACAGTAGTAGCTGATGAATTTGGCTACAGTGTGGAATTTGTGGATGTTCGTACAGAAGAAGCTGGTGAAGAAATAGAAGATGTAGAGGGTGAGCTTGTAGAACGTCCGCCGATTGTCACCATCATGGGGCATGTTGACCACGGTAAAACTTCTCTATTAGACTACATTCGTGCTACGAAAATGGTAGAAAAAGAAGCTGGTGGCATTACCCAACATATTGGGGCATATGATATTGTTACGGACAATAATAAAAGAATTGTATTTTTAGATACACCTGGTCATGAGGCATTTACTGCTATGCGAACCAGAGGTGCTAAAGTTACCGATATTATTGTAATTGTAGTAGCTGCAGATGATAGCGTTATGAATCAAACAAAAGAAGCTATTAGTCACGCTCAAGTAGCTGGATGTCCTATCATTATTGCCATTAATAAGATAGATAAGCCTCAATCGAATCCAGAAAAAGTTAAAGAAGATCTCGCAAATAATAATATCCTAGTGGAAGATTGGGGTGGTAAGTATCAATGTCAGGAAATTTCAGCAAAGACAGGCCAGGGAGTGAATGAACTTTTAGAAAAGATCCTTTTAGAAGCCTCTTTTTTAGAGTTAAAAGCCACACCTGCTTGGAAAGCAAAAGGTACCATTGTAGAGTCTTTTTTAGATCCTGGAAGAGGATACATCGCTACTGGAATCGTACAAGATGGCACACTCCATGTTGGAGACGTTATATTTGCCGGGGTATATTATGGAAAAGTTAGGGCCATGTTAAACCACCAAGGTATTGTGCGTAAAACAGCTCCTCCTGCAACACCAGTGCAGGTATTGGGTCTAAATGGAGCGCCTAGAGCTGGAGATACTTTTCGAGTGATGAGCAGTATAAAAGAAGCAGGAGAGTGGGCACAGAAAAGGCAACAATTATTACGTGAACAGACCTTACGAACCAAATCACACGTTACACTTGATGAAATTGGACGTCGCCTAGCTGTGGGAAACTTTAAGGAATTAAATCTAATCATCAAGGGAGATGTAGATGGCTCCATTGAAGCCCTAGCAGATTCATTACTCAAATTAGCACACGAAGAAGTGCAGGTGAATATTATTCACAAATGTGTGGGAGCTGTTTCTGAATCAGATATCCTATTGGCAGCAGCAGCAGAGGCAATTGTTATTTCTTTTCATATGAAACTCTCTGCACAGGCAAAAAAGCTAGCTGAAAAAGAAGGTGTAGAAATTAAACAGTATGCTATTATTTACGATGCTATTAACGATATCCGCCTTGCAGTGCAGGACTTACTAGCCCCTACCATAGAAGAAGTTAATACTGGACGAGCAGAAGTCAAAAAGATATTTCCTATTTCAAAAATAGGAAATATTGCAGGATGTCAAGTACAAACAGGTTTTATCAAACAATCTAATCCAGTACGTGTCATAAGAAAAGATGAAATTATATATACAGGTCCCATTTACACCATAAAACATGGACTAGAAGAAGTTAAACAAGTTAAATCCGTTTCTGAATGTGGTATACATATCAAAAATTTTAATGATATTGAAGTTGGTGATATTATAGAAGGTTTTGAACGAAAACAAATTAAACGTAAACTTGAATAG